In Penaeus vannamei isolate JL-2024 chromosome 14, ASM4276789v1, whole genome shotgun sequence, one DNA window encodes the following:
- the LOC113800556 gene encoding uncharacterized protein — protein sequence MDEEGYPLARLEQRLEGEAPSALPSRCHESGEEAFCQIHVIRRPPAGPDASSPSPARRRDVFEGPGGGVALREAPRLSYSKRKRFRVDRALSGGEEDLQTRALLETALSRRALHVEVDALALDPRLHQGVSRVLHVPANQGCLCNDPACPTVSSPPSDVICRDRPVEDPRGRPSSPSVRKPKEKRREIYISTWKELILGEAIFDAQEPKFKEPRFRCMFKYSRWAKCMPLFLLRLLHLLFLIVRLFLPSVSITGFYYHRVYRHLRIHQVGEERGIEPVFTGKVYHGPIIYGVRMLTCPFCREKSASKISLKYFESTYRERKEAAVR from the coding sequence ATGGACGAGGAGGGCTACCCCCTGGCGCGGCTGGAGCAGAGGCTGGAGGGCGAGGCCCCGAGCGCCCTCCCCTCGCGGTGCCACGAGTCGGGCGAGGAGGCCTTCTGCCAGATCCACGTCATCCGCAGGCCCCCCGCCGGCCCCGAcgcgtcctccccctccccggcgaGAAGGAGGGACGTGTTCGAGGGGCCGGGCGGTGGGGTTGCCCTTCGCGAGGCCCCGAGGCTCAGTTACTCGAAGAGGAAGCGGTTCCGGGTCGACCGCGCTCTGTCGGGTGGCGAGGAGGACCTCCAGACCAGGGCCTTGCTCGAGACCGCCCTCAGTCGCCGGGCGCTCCACGTGGAGGTGGACGCCTTGGCCCTCGACCCGCGGCTCCATCAGGGCGTGAGTCGAGTGCTCCACGTCCCCGCCAACCAGGGCTGCCTCTGCAACGACCCAGCGTGTCCTACTGTGTCGTCGCCTCCGAGCGATGTCATATGTAGGGACAGGCCGGTGGAGGACCCCCGCGGAAGGCCGTCCTCTCCCTCGGTAAGGAAaccgaaggaaaagagaagagagatatacaTCAGCACCTGGAAGGAGCTTATCCTCGGAGAAGCCATCTTCGACGCGCAGGAACCGAAATTCAAGGAGCCGAGATTTCGCTGCATGTTCAAGTACTCGAGATGGGCGAAGTGCATGCCCTTATTCCTCCTCAGGCTGCTACATCTGCTCTTCTTAATCGTACGCCTTTTTCTACCGTCGGTGAGCATCACGGGGTTCTACTACCACCGGGTGTACAGGCACCTGCGGATTCACCAGGTAGGCGAAGAGCGGGGGATCGAACCCGTGTTCACCGGGAAAGTGTACCACGGCCCCATCATCTACGGGGTCCGAATGCTGACCTGCCCCTTCTGCAGGGAGAAGAGCGCCTCGAAGATCAGCCTCAAGTACTTCGAGTCCACGTATCGAGAGCGGAAGGAAGCGGCAGTGCGGTAG